A single Falco naumanni isolate bFalNau1 chromosome 20, bFalNau1.pat, whole genome shotgun sequence DNA region contains:
- the SF3B4 gene encoding splicing factor 3B subunit 4 isoform X2, translating to MAAGPISERNQDATVYVGGLDEKVSEPLLWELFLQAGPVVNTHMPKDRVTGQHQGYGFVEFLSEEDADYAIKIMNMIKLYGKPIRVNKASAHNKNLDVGANIFIGNLDPEIDEKLLYDTFSAFGVILQTPKIMRDPDTGNSKGYAFINFASFDASDAAIEAMNGQYLCNRPITVSYAFKKDSKGERHGSAAERLLAAQNPLSQADRPHQLFADAPPPPSVPTPVVTSLGPGVTPPGLPPPGSFPPPVPPPGAMPPGMPPAMPPPPMPPGAGAPGPPSGAAPSGGHPPHPHPFPPGGMHHPGMPPMQVHHGPPGMGQHHPGPPGSGGQPPPRPPPGMPHPGPPPMGMPPRGPHFGSPMGHPGPMPHHGMRGPPPLMPPHGYNGPPRPPPYGYQRVPLPPRPAQRPPGVPPRGPLRGPLP from the exons ATGGCGGCGGGGCCCATCTCCGAGCGGAACCAGG ATGCCACGGTGTATGTTGGGGGGCTGGACGAGAAGGTCAGCGAGCCGCTGCTGTGGGAGCTCTTTCTCCAGGCGGGACCGGTGGTCAACACCCACATGCCCAAGGACCGCGTCACGGGCCAGCACCAAG GCTATGGGTTTGTGGAGTTCCTCAGCGAGGAGGACGCGGATTATGCCATTAAGATCATGAACATGATCAAGTTGTACGGGAAGCCGATCCGAGTGAACAAAGCCTCGGCCCACAACAAAAACCTGGATGTGGGGGCCAACATCTTCATCGGCAACCTGGACCCTGAAATCGATGAGAAGCTGTTGTACGACACCTTCAGCGCCTTCGGGGTGATCCTGCAGACGCCCAAGATCATGCGAGACCCCGACACGGGCAACTCGAAGGGTTACGCCTTCATCAACTTCGCCAGCTTCGACGCCTCGGACGCTGCCATCGAGGCCATGAACGGACAGTACCTCTGCAACAGGCCCATCACCGTTTCCTACGCCTTCAAAAAAGATTCCAAAGGCGAGCGGCACGGCTCGGCCGCCGAGCGTCTCCTGGCAGCCCAGAACCCGCTCTCGCAGGCAGATCGGCCCCATCAGCTCTTTGCCGACGCTCCTCCTCCTCCGTCTGTCCCCACGCCAGTTGTCACCTCCCTGGGACCCGGTGTCACCCCTCCAG GCCTCCCGCCCCCAGGATCGTTCCCCCCGCCGGTGCCACCCCCAGGAGCGATGCCTCCCGGCATGCCTCCTGCCATGCCACCCCCACCCATGCCACCCGGTGCGGGTGCCCCTGGCCCCCCCTCCGGGGCTGCACCCAGTGGGGGACACCCACCTCACCCGCACCCCTTCCCTCCGGGCGGGATGCACCATCCAG GAATGCCTCCCATGCAAGTACACCACGGGCCGCCCGGGATGGGCCAGCATCACCCAGGACCACCAGGCTCCGGAGGCCAGCCTCCCCCACGGCCCCCACCTGGCATGCCACACCCTGGACCCCCACCCATGGGTATGCCACCCCGAGGACCTCATTTCGGGTCGCCCATGG GTCACCCAGGCCCCATGCCGCACCACGGGATGCGCGGCCCTCCTCCGCTGATGCCTCCTCACGGCTACAACGGtccccctcgccccccgccgTACGGCTACCAGAGAgtcccgctgcccccccggccTGCACAGAGGCCCCCCGGGGTGCCGCCGCGTGGCCCCTTGAGGGGCCCCCTGCCCTGA
- the SF3B4 gene encoding splicing factor 3B subunit 4 isoform X1, with product MAAGPISERNQDATVYVGGLDEKVSEPLLWELFLQAGPVVNTHMPKDRVTGQHQGYGFVEFLSEEDADYAIKIMNMIKLYGKPIRVNKASAHNKNLDVGANIFIGNLDPEIDEKLLYDTFSAFGVILQTPKIMRDPDTGNSKGYAFINFASFDASDAAIEAMNGQYLCNRPITVSYAFKKDSKGERHGSAAERLLAAQNPLSQADRPHQLFADAPPPPSVPTPVVTSLGPGVTPPGLPPPGSFPPPVPPPGAMPPGMPPAMPPPPMPPGAGAPGPPSGAAPSGGHPPHPHPFPPGGMHHPGMPPMQVHHGPPGMGQHHPGPPGSGGQPPPRPPPGMPHPGPPPMGMPPRGPHFGSPMGKWVPAGGGHPGPMPHHGMRGPPPLMPPHGYNGPPRPPPYGYQRVPLPPRPAQRPPGVPPRGPLRGPLP from the exons ATGGCGGCGGGGCCCATCTCCGAGCGGAACCAGG ATGCCACGGTGTATGTTGGGGGGCTGGACGAGAAGGTCAGCGAGCCGCTGCTGTGGGAGCTCTTTCTCCAGGCGGGACCGGTGGTCAACACCCACATGCCCAAGGACCGCGTCACGGGCCAGCACCAAG GCTATGGGTTTGTGGAGTTCCTCAGCGAGGAGGACGCGGATTATGCCATTAAGATCATGAACATGATCAAGTTGTACGGGAAGCCGATCCGAGTGAACAAAGCCTCGGCCCACAACAAAAACCTGGATGTGGGGGCCAACATCTTCATCGGCAACCTGGACCCTGAAATCGATGAGAAGCTGTTGTACGACACCTTCAGCGCCTTCGGGGTGATCCTGCAGACGCCCAAGATCATGCGAGACCCCGACACGGGCAACTCGAAGGGTTACGCCTTCATCAACTTCGCCAGCTTCGACGCCTCGGACGCTGCCATCGAGGCCATGAACGGACAGTACCTCTGCAACAGGCCCATCACCGTTTCCTACGCCTTCAAAAAAGATTCCAAAGGCGAGCGGCACGGCTCGGCCGCCGAGCGTCTCCTGGCAGCCCAGAACCCGCTCTCGCAGGCAGATCGGCCCCATCAGCTCTTTGCCGACGCTCCTCCTCCTCCGTCTGTCCCCACGCCAGTTGTCACCTCCCTGGGACCCGGTGTCACCCCTCCAG GCCTCCCGCCCCCAGGATCGTTCCCCCCGCCGGTGCCACCCCCAGGAGCGATGCCTCCCGGCATGCCTCCTGCCATGCCACCCCCACCCATGCCACCCGGTGCGGGTGCCCCTGGCCCCCCCTCCGGGGCTGCACCCAGTGGGGGACACCCACCTCACCCGCACCCCTTCCCTCCGGGCGGGATGCACCATCCAG GAATGCCTCCCATGCAAGTACACCACGGGCCGCCCGGGATGGGCCAGCATCACCCAGGACCACCAGGCTCCGGAGGCCAGCCTCCCCCACGGCCCCCACCTGGCATGCCACACCCTGGACCCCCACCCATGGGTATGCCACCCCGAGGACCTCATTTCGGGTCGCCCATGGGTAAGTGGGTGCCTGCAGGAGGCG GTCACCCAGGCCCCATGCCGCACCACGGGATGCGCGGCCCTCCTCCGCTGATGCCTCCTCACGGCTACAACGGtccccctcgccccccgccgTACGGCTACCAGAGAgtcccgctgcccccccggccTGCACAGAGGCCCCCCGGGGTGCCGCCGCGTGGCCCCTTGAGGGGCCCCCTGCCCTGA